From Paenibacillus physcomitrellae, the proteins below share one genomic window:
- a CDS encoding GH36-type glycosyl hydrolase domain-containing protein, whose amino-acid sequence MIRPTDDQKRYELSSPTLLPKASGFLWNEKMMIHMNCRGYAVAQFMQPEPAKYSHAPNLEAKTFMQPEQPYYAHHPGRFVYVKDEENGAVFSAPYEPVRVQPEQYLFSVGKHDIRWEVQHQGLRVVTTLSLPKEDALELWRVKVKNMSQEQRKISLYPYFTIGYMSWMNQSGEYREELQAIVASSVTPYQKYQDYDKIKHFSDKTFLLAEHKPDAWEVNQEAFEGEGGIMMPSAIQAETLAGGEARYETPAAVLQYRLELAPGEEREFRFVFGPAHDEAEVAEIRRKYYSGKNNQGEDGFVQAEREYADYISEGKGTIEIQTPDADLDNFVNHWLPRQLYYHGITNRLTTDPQTRNYLQDNMGMSYIKPETARAAFLTALSQQEASGAMPDGIILHKDAELKYINQVPHTDHCVWLPICLSTYLDETGDYTILDEQVPFGDSSEAVTVLEHIHRAMQWLIKDRDERGLNFINQGDWCDPMNMVGYKGKGVSGWLTIATAYAFLVWSDICEHSGHPDAAKQYRLAADETNAIVNEYLWDGDWYARGITDDGVVFGISTDKEGRIFINPQGWALLSGAADDIKQQKLMRAVEEQLETPYGVEKLAPSYTSMREDVGRVTQKHPGSAENGAVYNHAAAFYIYGLYAVGEQDNAYRLLRKMLPGPDREDILRRGQLPVFIPNYYRGAYRQFPKTAGRSSHLFNTGTVPWVYRCLVDGLFGVQGTKEGLRIQPQLPSDWQEATVKRTFRGAGLHIEMKREAGVTATEVYVNGNLAVDGVAKDLQPGAEYQVLVKLPQ is encoded by the coding sequence ATGATCAGACCTACCGATGACCAGAAACGTTATGAACTATCGAGCCCGACTTTGCTGCCCAAAGCTTCGGGATTCTTGTGGAATGAGAAAATGATGATTCACATGAACTGCCGTGGTTATGCGGTGGCCCAGTTCATGCAGCCAGAACCTGCTAAATATTCGCATGCGCCGAATTTGGAAGCCAAGACGTTTATGCAGCCGGAGCAGCCCTATTACGCGCATCATCCGGGTCGTTTTGTATATGTCAAAGACGAGGAGAACGGCGCTGTTTTTTCTGCACCTTATGAGCCGGTGCGTGTGCAGCCGGAGCAGTACCTTTTTTCGGTGGGGAAACACGATATCCGCTGGGAGGTCCAGCATCAGGGCCTGCGGGTCGTAACGACCTTAAGCCTGCCCAAGGAAGATGCTCTGGAGCTTTGGCGGGTCAAAGTGAAGAACATGTCTCAGGAGCAGCGCAAGATCAGCCTTTATCCTTATTTTACGATAGGTTATATGTCCTGGATGAACCAATCTGGCGAATACCGGGAGGAGCTTCAGGCTATTGTGGCTTCTTCCGTAACGCCTTATCAAAAGTACCAGGATTACGATAAAATCAAACATTTCAGCGATAAAACCTTCCTGCTGGCTGAGCATAAACCGGATGCCTGGGAAGTGAATCAGGAGGCCTTCGAAGGGGAAGGCGGCATTATGATGCCGTCCGCTATTCAGGCTGAAACGCTGGCCGGAGGGGAAGCCCGCTATGAAACACCTGCGGCGGTGCTGCAGTACAGACTTGAGCTGGCGCCCGGTGAGGAGCGCGAGTTCCGGTTTGTCTTTGGACCGGCGCACGACGAGGCTGAGGTCGCGGAGATTCGCCGTAAATATTATTCAGGGAAGAACAACCAAGGAGAAGACGGATTTGTGCAGGCGGAACGCGAATATGCGGATTACATCAGCGAGGGAAAAGGCACGATTGAGATTCAAACGCCTGACGCTGATCTCGACAATTTCGTTAACCATTGGCTGCCTCGGCAGCTGTATTACCATGGCATTACCAACCGGCTGACAACAGACCCGCAAACCCGGAATTATCTGCAGGACAACATGGGCATGAGCTACATCAAGCCGGAAACGGCCCGGGCAGCGTTCCTGACGGCGCTGAGCCAGCAGGAAGCGAGCGGGGCGATGCCTGACGGGATTATTTTGCATAAGGATGCCGAGCTCAAATATATCAATCAGGTGCCGCATACCGACCACTGCGTCTGGCTGCCGATCTGCCTCAGCACTTATCTGGACGAAACCGGTGATTATACCATTCTGGATGAACAAGTTCCTTTTGGGGACAGCAGTGAAGCTGTGACCGTTCTGGAGCATATTCACCGGGCCATGCAGTGGCTGATCAAGGACCGGGATGAGCGGGGGCTTAACTTCATCAACCAAGGTGACTGGTGCGATCCGATGAATATGGTCGGTTACAAAGGCAAAGGGGTTTCCGGCTGGCTGACGATTGCGACGGCTTATGCTTTCCTGGTTTGGTCGGATATTTGTGAACACAGCGGACATCCGGATGCGGCCAAGCAGTATCGCCTTGCGGCAGACGAGACAAACGCCATCGTCAACGAGTACCTTTGGGACGGCGATTGGTACGCGCGCGGCATCACAGATGATGGCGTTGTGTTTGGCATCAGCACCGACAAAGAAGGCCGGATCTTTATCAACCCGCAGGGCTGGGCGCTGCTAAGCGGCGCTGCCGACGATATCAAGCAGCAGAAGCTGATGCGTGCCGTCGAGGAGCAGTTGGAGACGCCTTATGGGGTGGAAAAGCTGGCGCCATCCTATACGTCTATGCGCGAAGACGTCGGACGGGTTACGCAGAAGCACCCGGGCAGCGCGGAGAACGGCGCGGTATACAATCATGCGGCCGCTTTCTATATCTATGGGCTGTACGCGGTCGGAGAACAGGACAATGCCTACCGGCTACTGCGGAAAATGCTGCCGGGACCGGACCGCGAAGACATCCTGCGGCGCGGACAACTGCCCGTCTTCATTCCGAACTATTACCGGGGTGCTTACCGGCAGTTCCCGAAAACAGCCGGCCGCTCCAGCCATCTGTTCAACACGGGAACCGTGCCTTGGGTTTACCGCTGCCTCGTAGACGGACTGTTTGGCGTGCAGGGCACGAAAGAAGGGCTGCGCATTCAGCCGCAGCTGCCATCCGACTGGCAGGAGGCAACGGTGAAACGGACCTTCAGAGGCGCGGGGCTGCACATCGAGATGAAACGTGAAGCAGGTGTGACTGCCACCGAAGTGTACGTAAACGGCAATTTAGCCGTAGACGGCGTAGCGAAAGATTTGCAGCCGGGCGCCGAATATCAGGTGCTGGTGAAGCTGCCGCAGTAA
- a CDS encoding LacI family DNA-binding transcriptional regulator, with protein MASIREVARLAKVAPSTVSRALNDSGYVAEETREKIKAAVAELDYVPNQWIRNLYRQSTGIIGVIAPGLIHPFFSSLWNHLELELRKFGYNMMLCSTGGEIQREREYLDTLERNLFDGVIVGTASLPDESYTKLKKPIVFLDRIIPGIPVVSSNHQQGGELAARKLIESGCRKVLYTRGDRTYRLPSHEGNDAFDHYLREHGVQTITKEISWEDTTDFARCFKITKSLLAKNMDIDGILASDLQASAFLKAAKSLGISVPDKLKIIAYDGTFVTDFNSTSLTAIVQDVHQLAKQTVSVLLKLINDKPLNEERIQIGVTLQQGETTP; from the coding sequence ATGGCAAGCATAAGGGAAGTGGCGCGTCTGGCCAAAGTAGCGCCGAGCACCGTTTCGAGGGCACTGAACGACAGCGGCTACGTGGCCGAAGAAACCAGGGAGAAAATTAAAGCGGCGGTAGCTGAGCTCGATTATGTCCCAAATCAGTGGATACGAAATTTGTACAGACAAAGCACCGGCATTATTGGCGTGATTGCTCCAGGACTAATTCACCCTTTCTTCTCCTCTCTATGGAACCACTTGGAGCTTGAGCTCCGGAAATTCGGCTATAACATGATGCTCTGCAGCACTGGAGGCGAAATTCAGCGGGAACGGGAGTATTTAGATACATTGGAACGTAATTTGTTTGACGGTGTTATTGTAGGGACGGCATCCCTGCCGGATGAAAGCTACACCAAGCTGAAGAAACCGATCGTTTTTCTTGACCGGATTATCCCCGGAATTCCTGTTGTAAGCTCCAATCACCAGCAGGGCGGGGAACTGGCTGCCCGTAAGCTTATTGAAAGCGGCTGCCGCAAAGTGCTGTATACCCGCGGGGACCGGACTTATCGTCTGCCTTCACACGAAGGGAACGATGCTTTCGATCATTACCTGAGGGAGCATGGGGTGCAAACGATAACCAAAGAGATATCATGGGAAGATACAACGGACTTTGCCCGATGTTTTAAAATCACAAAATCCTTATTGGCGAAAAATATGGATATTGACGGTATATTGGCCTCTGATTTGCAGGCTTCGGCTTTTCTAAAGGCTGCCAAGTCCCTTGGGATATCTGTTCCGGACAAGCTCAAAATTATCGCTTATGACGGAACTTTTGTCACCGATTTTAATTCGACAAGTCTTACGGCTATCGTGCAGGACGTGCATCAATTGGCAAAACAGACAGTTTCGGTGCTCTTGAAACTTATTAACGATAAACCTTTGAACGAGGAGAGAATCCAGATCGGGGTAACCCTGCAGCAGGGCGAAACAACCCCATAA
- a CDS encoding glycoside hydrolase family 13 protein, with product MTEPWWKKSVIYQIYPQSFKDHNGDGIGDLPGILEKLDYLEAMGIDVIWIGPIFQSPLIDNGYDISDYYRVNPIYGTDEDLDQLIEEAGRRGIKIILDLVINHCSDQHAWFQMALQEPDSEEAGYFYFMKTDSGEAPNNWRSNFGGPAWTQTADGRWYLHTFSKEQPDLNWENPKLRRKLYDMINWWLDKGIGGFRVDAITFIKKDTTFASRETEEGRLYPIENYQNYPGIGTFLTELKQATFQKFNCLTVGEAPGVPPEKFGDYAGEDGYFSMIFDFSWEHMRGVEIKGAPEAVSAWRDKIFKSQMQIQQAGWSANFLESHDHPRSPNKFLDKQNRSRESITTLATLYFFLRGTPLIYQGQELGMTNTVRNSIREFKDVSAHNFWKEGLALGKSDAEMLKELNDIGRDNGRSPFQWNRMEHAGFTSGTPWMPVHSDYQTVNAEEAQADDNSILAYYKKMIKLRKNSDWSDVLCFGSFNPILEQYPSLIAYRRSYKGRTLTIVCNMSSESVKLPVQVETCLLTNQSDLHLEGENLILNPYQSMVLEESSL from the coding sequence ATGACAGAACCATGGTGGAAGAAGTCGGTGATTTATCAAATTTATCCCCAGAGCTTTAAAGATCATAACGGGGATGGCATAGGGGATCTGCCCGGAATTTTAGAGAAGCTGGATTACCTGGAAGCGATGGGGATAGACGTAATTTGGATCGGCCCAATCTTTCAGTCGCCCCTGATTGATAACGGTTACGATATATCCGATTATTACCGCGTTAATCCGATCTACGGCACAGATGAGGACCTGGATCAGCTGATTGAGGAAGCGGGCAGGCGGGGAATCAAAATCATCCTTGATTTGGTCATCAACCACTGCTCCGACCAGCATGCCTGGTTTCAGATGGCGCTGCAGGAGCCTGACAGTGAGGAAGCCGGATATTTTTACTTTATGAAAACGGATTCGGGCGAAGCCCCGAACAACTGGCGTTCCAACTTTGGCGGACCAGCCTGGACCCAAACCGCAGACGGCCGCTGGTATTTGCATACGTTCTCCAAAGAGCAGCCCGACTTGAACTGGGAGAACCCGAAGCTGCGCCGCAAGCTCTACGATATGATTAATTGGTGGCTGGATAAAGGCATTGGCGGGTTCCGGGTAGATGCGATTACGTTTATCAAAAAGGATACCACCTTCGCTTCCCGTGAAACGGAAGAAGGCCGGCTGTATCCAATCGAGAACTATCAGAATTATCCGGGGATCGGAACCTTTCTGACCGAACTGAAGCAGGCAACATTCCAGAAATTTAACTGCCTGACTGTTGGAGAAGCCCCGGGTGTTCCTCCGGAGAAATTCGGGGATTATGCAGGGGAAGATGGATATTTTTCCATGATCTTTGATTTCAGCTGGGAGCATATGCGCGGCGTGGAAATCAAAGGGGCTCCTGAAGCCGTGTCCGCCTGGCGGGACAAAATATTCAAAAGCCAAATGCAGATCCAGCAGGCAGGCTGGAGCGCGAACTTTCTGGAGAGCCACGATCACCCCCGGTCTCCTAATAAATTTTTAGATAAACAGAATCGCAGCCGAGAAAGCATCACAACCTTAGCCACCCTTTATTTCTTCCTGCGGGGCACGCCGCTGATTTATCAGGGCCAGGAGTTAGGGATGACCAATACAGTCCGAAACAGCATCAGGGAGTTTAAAGACGTGTCCGCCCATAACTTCTGGAAGGAAGGGCTGGCGCTGGGGAAGTCCGATGCGGAGATGCTGAAGGAATTGAATGACATTGGGCGGGATAACGGCCGCAGCCCCTTTCAGTGGAACCGTATGGAGCACGCCGGATTTACGTCAGGCACACCCTGGATGCCCGTTCATTCGGATTATCAAACGGTAAATGCGGAAGAGGCTCAGGCCGACGACAACTCGATTTTGGCTTATTACAAGAAAATGATCAAGCTCCGCAAAAATTCAGATTGGTCAGACGTTTTGTGTTTCGGCAGCTTTAACCCCATTCTGGAGCAATATCCATCGCTGATTGCATACCGGCGCAGCTACAAGGGAAGAACGCTTACTATAGTGTGCAATATGAGCAGTGAATCAGTGAAACTCCCTGTACAAGTCGAAACATGTTTATTAACCAATCAGTCAGATCTACACCTGGAAGGCGAAAATCTGATTTTGAATCCATATCAATCCATGGTGCTGGAAGAAAGCAGCTTGTAG
- a CDS encoding ABC transporter substrate-binding protein yields the protein MNNMWKKAGLALTSLLLGAAVLSGCGSGEAKAPKDYDFYIFNAKTENADALAEVVKKYEQENGLKIKVFSLGTTDSAETLRSEMNSSHKPAIFSTNIGGVAEWSESKAIMDLNQATNPELKALADKIPDSMRLSMDGSQNYGIPYNIEGYGLIIDTRMVDGLFGSEHTAAFLDDFKAATYDEFESFVTAVDDYIQSDKPGSVTLNGHTYKFAGEKTALTKELTGVFAEAGAEKWTYGDHMGNMALNAIFDSPVAAKNATEEQVDELQSPVEKVVQTLDLYSQHAAGMNGPAKRGPDYINSTTASYDVSVQLFASGKALLLKQGNWVYPNIAKLNTDILPYLTFLPIKLPLEQSDIKVPGLTVEKFNRSVPEFVPSYYAINTKVTKREQDLAQQFLVWLNTSEEGRKAIVNDFEFIPYNADAGVKFDNTLNNSLIAYKVAGDTLSNPFNGSPAGGSYWGQEVFGTILQENYLNSPKAWTQEDYRDIAKQSVQGWKDAMY from the coding sequence ATGAACAACATGTGGAAAAAGGCGGGCCTGGCGCTGACCAGCCTGCTGCTCGGGGCGGCGGTGCTTTCCGGCTGCGGCAGCGGCGAAGCTAAGGCGCCCAAGGATTATGATTTCTATATCTTTAACGCCAAAACCGAAAACGCCGATGCGCTGGCCGAGGTGGTTAAGAAATATGAACAGGAGAACGGGCTGAAGATCAAGGTGTTCTCCCTAGGAACTACCGACAGTGCAGAAACGCTTCGCTCCGAGATGAACTCCAGCCATAAGCCGGCGATCTTCTCCACCAATATCGGCGGCGTGGCCGAATGGTCTGAAAGCAAAGCGATTATGGATCTAAACCAGGCAACGAACCCTGAGCTGAAGGCGCTGGCGGACAAAATTCCGGACAGCATGCGGTTGAGCATGGACGGTTCGCAAAATTATGGAATCCCTTACAACATTGAAGGGTACGGGCTCATTATAGACACCCGTATGGTGGACGGGCTGTTTGGCTCGGAACATACGGCGGCCTTCCTGGATGACTTCAAAGCGGCGACTTATGACGAGTTCGAATCCTTTGTGACCGCTGTTGACGATTACATTCAATCGGATAAACCCGGCAGTGTGACCCTAAACGGCCATACTTATAAGTTTGCTGGGGAGAAGACAGCGTTAACTAAGGAGCTGACCGGAGTTTTTGCCGAAGCCGGCGCTGAAAAATGGACCTATGGAGACCACATGGGCAATATGGCGCTGAACGCGATTTTTGACAGTCCGGTTGCCGCCAAGAACGCAACGGAGGAGCAGGTCGACGAGCTTCAGTCTCCGGTAGAGAAAGTCGTTCAAACCCTGGATTTATATTCCCAGCATGCAGCAGGGATGAACGGGCCGGCCAAACGGGGACCTGATTATATCAACTCGACCACGGCCAGCTATGACGTTTCCGTGCAGCTGTTCGCCAGCGGCAAAGCGCTGCTGCTCAAGCAGGGCAACTGGGTATATCCCAACATCGCCAAGCTGAATACGGACATCCTGCCTTATTTGACCTTTTTGCCGATTAAGCTGCCTTTGGAGCAGAGTGATATTAAAGTTCCGGGTTTGACGGTTGAGAAGTTTAACCGCTCCGTGCCTGAATTTGTGCCTTCTTATTATGCCATCAATACCAAGGTGACGAAGAGGGAGCAGGATTTGGCCCAGCAGTTTCTGGTCTGGCTGAATACGTCCGAGGAAGGACGCAAGGCCATCGTCAACGACTTTGAATTTATCCCTTATAACGCCGATGCCGGCGTCAAATTTGACAATACGCTCAATAATTCGCTGATTGCCTATAAGGTAGCCGGGGATACGCTGTCGAATCCGTTTAACGGTTCCCCGGCCGGCGGCAGCTATTGGGGGCAGGAGGTCTTCGGCACGATCCTGCAGGAAAACTATTTAAATTCGCCTAAGGCCTGGACCCAAGAAGATTACAGGGATATTGCCAAACAATCGGTTCAGGGCTGGAAAGACGCCATGTATTAA
- a CDS encoding carbohydrate ABC transporter permease: MSNFYRRWFWPLALPGLILFVAVVLVPFLIGLLYSFTSWRGTYFVGGSVWNSFVGWDNYARIFHSGKFLHSLVYTLEFTVIAVIIINVIALALAQMLDFVGKRVGLFRTVFFLPNLLGGLALGFIWQFIFQNVFSKILFGPSGLHIPFLMNMTQDATKNLFALVIMVTWQMAGYMMIIYVAGLNNIPKDLYEASAIDGASGVKRFRFITLPMLMPSITIVLFLSLANCLKLLDQNVALTNGAFNTSMLSLQILRTVRFTQPPDYGQAQAQAVVFFVLVAVIGLIQVYITKKREVEA; this comes from the coding sequence ATGAGTAACTTTTATAGAAGATGGTTTTGGCCCCTGGCCCTGCCCGGTTTGATTTTATTTGTGGCCGTTGTGCTGGTGCCGTTCCTGATCGGTTTATTGTATTCGTTTACTTCTTGGAGGGGCACGTATTTCGTGGGCGGGAGCGTCTGGAACTCCTTTGTGGGTTGGGACAATTACGCGCGGATTTTTCACAGCGGCAAGTTTCTTCATTCTCTCGTTTATACGCTTGAGTTTACCGTTATCGCCGTCATTATTATTAACGTTATAGCCTTGGCGCTGGCCCAAATGCTGGACTTTGTAGGCAAAAGAGTGGGGCTGTTCCGCACCGTCTTTTTCCTGCCGAATCTGCTGGGGGGCCTTGCGCTCGGATTTATCTGGCAGTTTATTTTCCAGAATGTATTCTCAAAAATCCTGTTCGGACCGAGCGGACTTCATATTCCGTTTCTCATGAACATGACCCAGGACGCTACAAAAAATCTGTTCGCGCTTGTCATTATGGTAACTTGGCAGATGGCCGGCTACATGATGATCATTTACGTGGCAGGACTGAACAATATTCCTAAGGATTTGTATGAAGCCAGTGCCATTGACGGCGCGAGCGGGGTCAAAAGATTCCGCTTCATCACCCTGCCGATGCTGATGCCTTCCATCACCATCGTGCTGTTTCTGTCCCTGGCCAACTGCCTGAAGCTGCTGGATCAGAACGTTGCTTTGACAAACGGGGCCTTCAACACTTCCATGCTGTCGCTGCAGATTCTGCGAACCGTGCGATTCACGCAGCCGCCGGATTACGGGCAGGCACAGGCGCAAGCGGTTGTATTTTTTGTTCTGGTTGCGGTGATTGGTCTTATTCAAGTCTATATTACGAAGAAACGGGAGGTTGAAGCATGA
- a CDS encoding carbohydrate ABC transporter permease, protein MNHIMASGQAGSRNVRPKIPVGKVIVIVLLILFALCTLFPLLFLLINSFKDQGTIVASPMSLPSSWSFTYISSALEQIHFGRAVWITAVVTVIAVALIVFCSSMLSWVLVRSRTRSSSLILLLLTAAMLVPFQSLMYPLIHEFEGMGLKDLTGLVLMYGGFGLGMSVFLYHGFIKGVPMALEEAALIDGANIFRLFFGIVFPLVKPITVTVIILNSLWIWNDYLLPFLVLGNAEVKTLTLELYYAKMLSGQFSNPWELIFPAVLVSIIPVVVLYLFLQKYFIKGVTEGAVK, encoded by the coding sequence ATGAATCACATCATGGCGTCCGGGCAAGCCGGAAGCAGGAATGTCCGGCCTAAAATCCCCGTTGGTAAAGTTATCGTCATTGTCCTGCTGATCCTTTTTGCTCTTTGCACCTTATTTCCGCTGTTGTTCCTCCTGATCAATTCGTTTAAAGATCAGGGCACAATTGTTGCATCACCGATGTCTCTGCCTTCAAGCTGGTCCTTTACGTATATTTCCAGCGCGCTGGAGCAGATTCATTTCGGCCGTGCGGTGTGGATTACAGCCGTAGTTACCGTTATTGCCGTCGCACTGATCGTCTTTTGTTCCTCCATGCTGTCGTGGGTGCTTGTACGCAGCCGGACTCGGAGCAGCAGTCTTATTCTGCTCCTGCTCACTGCAGCTATGCTTGTCCCGTTCCAGTCTCTCATGTATCCGCTCATTCACGAGTTTGAAGGAATGGGGCTTAAGGATTTGACCGGGCTTGTGCTGATGTACGGAGGGTTCGGCCTGGGGATGTCGGTGTTCCTCTACCATGGTTTCATCAAAGGGGTACCGATGGCCCTGGAAGAGGCGGCTTTGATCGACGGTGCTAACATCTTCCGTTTATTTTTCGGCATCGTATTTCCGCTGGTCAAACCGATTACGGTTACGGTCATTATTCTGAACTCGCTTTGGATCTGGAACGACTATCTGCTTCCGTTTCTAGTGCTGGGGAATGCCGAGGTCAAAACGCTGACGCTGGAGCTGTATTACGCCAAAATGCTGTCCGGCCAGTTCAGCAACCCTTGGGAGCTGATTTTCCCGGCGGTTCTGGTATCGATTATTCCGGTTGTCGTGTTATATTTGTTCCTGCAAAAATATTTTATTAAAGGCGTTACCGAAGGCGCCGTGAAGTAA
- a CDS encoding glycoside hydrolase family 32 protein has translation MLQQDRLHLKAPGAWINDPNGFIYFRGEYHLFYQFFPYGLEWGTMHWGHAVSRDLVHWEHQKIALFPTKSYDQNGCFSGSAIEENGKLYLFYTAVKYKAFDEENVHVIVNEQFESSQALLIAEDGYHFDNFGAKRQIIPPIADRALGDRTHTRDPKVWKQGEQFYMVLGSKTADNEGKLLFYRSDDLLDWEYVNACMKPGFGHMWECPDLFQVRLDGGQQANVLIMSPEGIKEDSLYPSHAVCSVVSFEHENCELVLPDSFQMVDCGEDLYAPQTHVDAEGRRVMIAWMRMPMAVRYEDGREPWIGMMALPRVIEVQEGHIYFRVHPQVKRSFTEEISSAEQLDFQEPFWIQADLNAGEFLDIGGYQIRIEDDRLKADRSGVFAGLKGHGLKFQTPKLQGNYRLDIFVEPNLIEVFVNDGQYVLSNVVYGLKPYVKGRADCKIRVMKKQF, from the coding sequence ATGCTGCAGCAGGATCGGCTTCATCTGAAAGCGCCAGGGGCCTGGATCAATGATCCCAACGGCTTCATTTATTTTCGTGGTGAATATCATTTGTTTTATCAATTTTTCCCATATGGGCTGGAGTGGGGAACGATGCACTGGGGACATGCGGTCAGCCGTGATCTGGTCCACTGGGAGCATCAGAAGATAGCCCTGTTCCCGACCAAAAGTTATGATCAAAACGGCTGTTTCTCCGGCAGCGCTATTGAAGAGAATGGCAAGCTTTATCTCTTTTATACAGCCGTGAAATACAAGGCATTCGACGAAGAAAATGTACATGTCATCGTAAATGAACAATTTGAATCCAGTCAGGCCCTTCTGATTGCCGAGGACGGTTATCATTTTGATAACTTTGGAGCCAAACGGCAGATTATACCGCCTATAGCAGACCGAGCGCTCGGGGACCGGACGCATACCCGCGACCCCAAGGTTTGGAAACAGGGGGAACAATTCTATATGGTGCTTGGTTCAAAAACAGCTGATAACGAAGGCAAACTGCTCTTTTACCGCAGCGATGACCTGCTGGACTGGGAATATGTGAATGCCTGCATGAAACCGGGATTCGGCCATATGTGGGAATGTCCCGATTTGTTTCAGGTTCGCTTAGACGGCGGGCAGCAGGCAAATGTGCTGATCATGTCGCCCGAGGGCATCAAAGAAGATTCGCTGTATCCGAGCCATGCCGTGTGCAGCGTAGTTTCATTTGAGCATGAGAATTGCGAGCTTGTCCTGCCTGATTCATTCCAAATGGTGGATTGCGGAGAAGATCTTTATGCCCCGCAGACCCATGTGGATGCAGAGGGCAGACGGGTGATGATCGCCTGGATGCGGATGCCTATGGCCGTTCGCTATGAGGATGGCAGAGAGCCGTGGATCGGTATGATGGCCTTGCCAAGAGTGATTGAGGTACAGGAGGGGCATATTTATTTTCGAGTGCATCCTCAGGTGAAGCGCAGCTTCACGGAAGAAATAAGCTCAGCGGAGCAGCTTGACTTCCAGGAGCCATTTTGGATTCAGGCGGATCTAAATGCCGGAGAGTTCTTGGATATCGGCGGTTATCAAATCCGGATTGAAGACGACAGGCTAAAGGCGGACCGCTCGGGGGTTTTTGCAGGGCTTAAAGGCCATGGCCTGAAATTCCAGACACCGAAGCTGCAGGGGAACTATCGCCTGGATATTTTTGTGGAACCCAATCTGATTGAAGTTTTCGTCAACGACGGTCAATACGTGCTGAGCAACGTGGTTTATGGTTTGAAGCCGTATGTGAAAGGGCGAGCCGATTGCAAAATTAGAGTTATGAAGAAGCAATTTTAA
- a CDS encoding stalk domain-containing protein, giving the protein MNNKNKVILITAMLGVLGAGTAAGASGFTAKVTGLLRGDMKVTVDGQATSMKPVVINGQVYLPARAEAEALGYTLNYNGSKRSISIDKKNEEIPAADQETHLRNTGVIVSVSKTDDNRYKVELLGKGDDRWIMLNVDGDTVIQNSAGSKTAAKDLKAGMKVTAEYGPIVAKSYPGQSHAASLTLGSQTLIREDVIQDVQHTSDGWVVKFGEAKGGTLIATLTVTSGKETSVLTAEGQPVSWEDVKAGEKVRVYYGPNYTDSKMPEGPLFYMVMLDGNSSNGSGTLTEDQVKAFQDLAWKQIASNSTVITAKKDAKVEQIAAKDVSLMTTTETQKKDLENLQATEGQVVTVSFNTKQDTLLGPLVLAFNPETQAFLGYFPRK; this is encoded by the coding sequence ATGAACAATAAAAACAAAGTTATTTTGATCACCGCCATGCTGGGCGTGCTGGGAGCGGGGACGGCTGCAGGTGCCTCCGGTTTTACGGCGAAGGTCACCGGTTTGCTGCGCGGCGATATGAAAGTTACGGTGGACGGACAGGCCACCTCGATGAAGCCAGTTGTGATCAACGGGCAGGTATACCTGCCGGCCCGCGCCGAAGCGGAAGCACTCGGGTATACGCTGAATTACAACGGTTCCAAGCGGTCGATCTCGATCGATAAGAAGAATGAAGAAATCCCGGCTGCCGATCAAGAAACGCATCTGCGCAATACCGGTGTTATTGTCAGTGTCAGCAAAACGGATGACAACCGTTATAAAGTAGAGCTGCTGGGCAAAGGCGACGACCGCTGGATCATGCTTAACGTGGACGGCGACACGGTTATCCAAAACAGCGCTGGCAGCAAGACGGCCGCGAAAGACCTTAAAGCCGGCATGAAGGTGACAGCCGAATACGGGCCGATCGTAGCCAAGTCTTATCCGGGACAGTCCCATGCCGCCTCTCTTACGTTAGGTTCCCAAACGCTCATCCGGGAGGACGTTATTCAAGACGTGCAGCATACAAGCGACGGCTGGGTTGTTAAATTCGGGGAAGCCAAAGGCGGCACGCTGATCGCGACCCTGACGGTAACCTCCGGCAAAGAAACAAGCGTATTGACGGCCGAAGGACAGCCTGTAAGCTGGGAAGACGTTAAAGCCGGAGAAAAAGTGCGCGTATACTATGGTCCGAATTATACGGACAGCAAAATGCCGGAAGGCCCACTGTTTTATATGGTGATGCTGGACGGAAACTCTTCGAACGGCAGCGGGACATTAACAGAGGATCAGGTTAAAGCCTTTCAGGACTTGGCCTGGAAACAGATCGCCAGCAACTCCACGGTCATAACCGCGAAGAAGGACGCCAAAGTAGAACAGATCGCGGCCAAAGATGTCAGTCTTATGACAACAACGGAGACCCAGAAGAAAGACTTGGAGAACCTCCAGGCAACGGAAGGCCAGGTAGTAACCGTATCCTTTAATACGAAACAGGATACGCTCTTGGGGCCGCTGGTGCTTGCTTTTAATCCGGAGACGCAGGCGTTTCTTGGCTATTTTCCGAGAAAGTAA